The following coding sequences are from one Triticum dicoccoides isolate Atlit2015 ecotype Zavitan chromosome 4A, WEW_v2.0, whole genome shotgun sequence window:
- the LOC119286397 gene encoding putative auxin transporter-like protein 4: MASEKVETIVAGNYVEMEREGGDGEHQAGAGVDGGEGGGAAPSGRSKLVSSLFWHGGSAYDAWFSCSSNQVAQVLLTLPYSFSQLGMASGIALQLFYGLMGSWTAYLISVLYVEYRTRKERDKADFRGHVIQWFEVLDGLLGAHWRNAGLFFNCTFLLFGSVIQLIACASNIYYINDSMDKRTWTYIFGACCATTVFIPSFHNYRMWSFLGLLMTTYTAWYLTAAALVHGRLEGVTHSAPTKMVLYFTGATNILYTFGGHAVTVEIMHAMWKPQKFKLIYLMATLYVLTLTLPSASAMYWAFGDALLDHSNAFSLLPRTPFRDAAVVLMLIHQFITFGFACTPLYFVWEKAIGVHGDRTGVFRRAAARLPVVAPIWFLAVVFPFFGPINSTVGSLLVSFTVYIIPAAAHMAVFAAPAAREGAVERPPRGLGGWAGMYAANCFVVAWVLVVGFGFGGWASTVNFVRQVNTFGLFTKCYQCPPRH, from the exons ATGGCATCGGAGAAGGTGGAGACGATCGTGGCGGGGAACTACGTGGAGATGGAGAGAGAAGGGGGCGACGGCGAGCATCAGGCAGGGGCCGGGGTAGACGGCggagagggcggcggcgcggcgccgtcGGGGAGGAGCAAGCTGGTGTCGAGCCTCTTCTGGCACGGCGGCTCGGCCTACGACGCGTGGTTCAGCTGCTCCTCCAACCAGGTGGCGCAGGTGCTGCTGACGCTGCCCTACTCCTTCTCCCAGCTCGGGATGGCGAGCGGCATCGCGCTGCAGCTCTTCTACGGGCTCATGGGGAGCTGGACGGCGTACCTCATCAGCGTGCTGTACGTGGAGTACCGGACGCGCAAGGAGCGGGACAAGGCggacttccggggccacgtcatccAGTGGTTCGAGGTCCTGGACGGCCTCCTCGGCGCGCACTGGCGcaacgccggcctcttcttcaACTGCACCTTCCTCCTCTTCGGCTCCGTCATCCAGCTCATCGCCTGCGCCAGCAACATCTACTACATCAACGACTCCATGGACAAGCGGACGTGGACCTACATCTTCGGCGCCTGCTGCGCCACCACCGTCTTCATCCCCTCCTTCCACAACTACCGGATGTGGTCCTTCCTCGGCCTCCTCATGACCACCTACACCGCCTggtacctcaccgccgccgccctcgtccaCGGCAGGCTGGAGGGGGTCACCCACTCCGCGCCGACCAAGATGGTGCTCTACTTCACCGGCGCCACCAACATCCTCTACACCTTCGGAGGCCACGCTGTCACTGT TGAGATCATGCACGCCATGTGGAAGCCGCAGAAGTTCAAGCTCATCTACCTCATGGCCACGCTCTACGTGCTGACGCTGACGCTGCCGTCCGCGTCCGCCATGTACTGGGCCTTCGGCGACGCCCTGCTCGACCACTCCAacgccttctccctcctcccgcgCACGCCCTTCCGCGACGCCGCCGTCGTCCTCATGCTCATCCACCAGTTCATCACCTTCGGCTTCGCCTGCACGCCGCTCTACTTCGTCTGGGAGAAGGCCATCGGCGTGCACGGCGACCGCACCGGCGTCTTCcgcagggcggcggcgcggctccccGTCGTGGCGCCCATCTGGTTCCTGGCCGTCGTCTTCCCCTTCTTCGGCCCCATCAACTCCACCGTGGGGTCCCTCCTCGTCAGCTTCACCGTGTACATCATCCCCGCCGCGGCGCACATGGCCGTCTTCGCGGCGCCGGCGGCCAGGGAGGGCGCCGTGGAGCGGCCGCCGCGGGGACTCGGGGGGTGGGCCGGGATGTACGCCGCCAACTGCTTCGTGGTGGCGTGGGTGCTCGTCGTCGGCTTCGGGTTCGGCGGCTGGGCCAGCACCGTCAACTTTGTGCGCCAGGTCAACACCTTCGGACTCTTCACCAAGTGCTACCAGTGCCCTCCAAGGCACTAA
- the LOC119286398 gene encoding sec1 family domain-containing protein MIP3-like, whose translation MAAVDLIASCQDSIRQIGDEIADALVYLDAGTLEAFQFIGAFPLLLELRARAVCSLESTSPLDAAAEWNSSFAHPARKIVFITSRLLSDAHRYIIRCLGNHGTVSHCTVLTAISEIGHSAYVDSPLGPDAFREYEILLIQDHEELLKKCGKLNKDKDNIPYTERDFTSDGDTKWGSGVHYGPSESSPRKKDFSDDDLGQVEPRGKRLSVTVCHFPMIFSPISSRTLVLPSEGTIAESYLSNHREDSLSPGLPSISTGKPFDGDEVPPGLTLTAQFLYHLANKMDLKLDIFSLGDTSRAIGKLMMDMSSLYDVGRNKSSAGLLIVDRTIDLLTPCLHGDSFLDRMLSSLPRKERTSSCYAAKNPQTPSKHSQATVKRSPLDIKVPLESAFSKEETKSRTSVLSESMMAFVSGWNSAEVDSEVTWLPDYSDEAHDGKVGTLSGSFLSNYAGVRYLEALLDRGAKDGLVLIKKWLMEALQLEKLSSPSKGRQTASISELRSMVQMLCQHELSLVRNRGVIQLALAAEMALQEPQSTRWEAFTSAERILSVTSAETTQSLASEIRDFINTSTSVESHKHGNTMGSTQGLLTFQDILLLTIIGYILAGENFPTSIAGGPFSWEDERSLKDVVVDSILERPSSVKFRFLDGLEKELEAKGRSKDGDRNKDSSEPISTTTDDFDDQWDNWDDDDDADHQKEEAYGDMQLKLEVRDRVDQLFKFFHSLSSMRLRNQALGEGLAALSRFETDSYSRKGLLYKLILAVLTRFYIPGLEYHSSAVGRLFKSGLGRFGLGQSKPSFGDQSCLIVFVVGGINTLEVREVMKAISESGRPDVELILGGTTLLTPDDMFELMLGSSFT comes from the exons ATGGCAGCGGTGGATCTGATCGCGTCCTGCCAAGACTCCATCCGCCAG ATTGGAGATGAGATTGCAGATGCGCTAGTGTACCTAGATGCAGGCACTCTGGAGGCGTTCCAGTTTATAGGAGcattccctctgcttctcgagctcAGAGCTCGTGCGGTGTGCAGCTTGGAAAGCACGTCTCCTCTTGATGCT GCTGCTGAGTGGAATTCAAGTTTTGCTCATCCAGCAAGGAAGATTGTCTTTATTACATCACGCCTTCTTAGTGATGCACATCGGTATATTATACGCTGCTTGGGCAACCATGGAACTGTTTCACATTGTACTGTATTGACAGCGATTTCCGAG ATTGGTCACTCAGCATACGTTGATTCCCCACTCGGACCAGATGCTTTCCGGGAGTATGAGATATTACTCATTCAGGACCATGAGGAGCTTCTAAAGAAGTGTGGGAAGTTGAACAAGGACAAAGATAACATCCCATACACAGAAAGAGATTTCACCTCAGATGGTGATACTAAGTGGGGTTCTGGGGTGCACTATGGCCCTTCTGAATCTAGCCCGAGAAAAAAGGATTTTTCTGATGATGACTTAGGTCAGGTTGAACCAAGAGGAAAGAGGTTGTCTGTAACCGTGTGTCACTTTCCGATGATTTTCTCTCCTATTTCCTCAAGGACTCTTGTTTTACCTTCGGAAGGTACAATTGCTGAATCATATTTGTCAAATCACCGTGAGGATTCCCTTAGCCCTGGTCTACCCTCCATATCTACTGGTAAACCTTTTGATGGCGATGAGGTCCCCCCAGGACTAACCTTGACTGCTCAATTCTTGTACCACTTGGCCAATAAG ATGGACCTAAAGCTTGATATATTTTCACTTGGTGATACATCAAGGGCCATTGGGAAGTTGATGATGGATATGTCAAGTCTATATGATGTTGGTCGTAATAAGAGTTCTGCTGGTCTACTGATTGTAGATCGTACAATTGATCTCCTAACTCCTTGCCTTCATGGCGACTCATTTCTTGATAGGATGCTGTCCTCGTTGCCACGCAAGGAAAGGACTTCATCCTGTTATGCGGCAAAAAATCCTCAAACTCCCAGCAAGCATTCCCAAGCTACTGTAAAACGTTCCCCACTAGATATAAAGGTCCCTCTTGAATCAGCCTTTAGCAAGGAAGAAACTAAGAGCAGAACCAGTGTGCTGTCTGAAAGTATGATGGCATTTGTGTCTGGCTGGAACTCTGCTGAGGTTGACTCCGAAGTTACCTGGCTACCTGATTATTCTGACGAAGCACATGATGGCAAAGTAGGCACTCTAAGTGGCTCTTTCCTATCCAACTATGCTGGAGTGCGCTACTTAGAAGCATTACTAGACAGAGGAGCAAAAGATGGGTTGGTGTTGATTAAGAAATGGCTTATGGAGGCTTTACAGCTTGAAAAGCTGTCCTCTCCATCTAAAGGTCGACAGACGGCTTCTATTTCAGAGCTTCGTTCTATGGTGCAGATGCTCTGTCAACACGAGCTGTCCTTGGTAAGAAACAGAGGGGTTATTCAGTTGGCACTGGCTGCTGAAATGGCTCTCCAGGAACCTCAAAGTACTCGCTGGGAGGCCTTTACAAGTGCTGAGAGAATATTAAGTGTAACATCAGCCGAGACAACTCAAAGTCTTGCCAGCGAGATTCGTGATTTCATCAACACCAGCACTTCAGTGGAATCTCACAAACATGGTAATACCATGGGGTCTACGCAAGGCCTTCTGACTTTCCAGGACATATTACTTCTAACGATTATTGGGTATATCTTGGCTGGCGAAAACTTTCCTACATCGATAGCTGGTGGTCCGTTCTCTTGGGAAGATGAACGGTCACTGAAAGATGTTGTGGTGGACTCTATCCTTGAGAGGCCATCATCTGTGAAGTTCCGGTTCCTTGATGGTTTGGAGAAGGAACTTGAAGCTAAAGGTAGATCTAAAGATGGTGATAgaaataaggactctagtgagcctATTTCTACCACTACCGATGATTTTGATGACCAGTGGGATAACtgggacgatgatgatgatgctgatcATCAAAAAGAGGAAGCTTATGGGGACATGCAACTTAAGTTGGAAGTACGGGatagggtagatcaactctttaaaTTCTTTCATAGCTTGTCCAGTATGAGATTACGGAATCAAGCTCTTGGAGAAGGGTTGGCAGCACTGAGTCGGTTTGAGACTGATAGTTACTCAAGAAAAGGCTTGCTTTATAAGTTGATATTAGCTGTGTTGACGAGATTTTACATACCTGGCCTTGAGTACCATTCATCAGCTGTTGGCCGTTTATTTAAAAGCGGATTGGGTAGGTTTGGCCTTGGACAG TCCAAACCAAGTTTTGGGGATCAAAGTTGTCTCATCGTTTTTGTTGTGGGAGGTATCAATACTCTTGAG GTCCGGGAAGTCATGAAGGCAATCTCAGAGAGCGGCAGACCTGATGTGGAGCTCATTCTTGGTGGTACAACCCTTCTCACCCCAGATGACATGTTTGAGTTAATGTTGGGCTCCAGCTTTACTTAG